Proteins from one Triplophysa dalaica isolate WHDGS20190420 chromosome 6, ASM1584641v1, whole genome shotgun sequence genomic window:
- the ccdc17 gene encoding coiled-coil domain-containing protein 17 isoform X1: protein MEGLREFICESCKMAFHSVGLLNKHKAKFCIGTDLKDPVALWRGRMGRIKIEQASMKTMHSTRARTSDLIINQHVDQKKSLPAKPRDVLLENNTLSKLTEEFQKLRMSIEDSLTARQTEISFQQRAHEEKALQLSKIHKKRLAEIGAYNQRLEKEREEIDQRLAELAGRDRIAHIEEVLHEQRYQEQKNEELLHQISPYIDSNKEPSSSEVPSNPPVDMKMQHINFDLISSVDGPLSAQIRALRLAYMQSGGSDPEFLAHMHDLQSEALTLEQTQHKTDGRAKGRRKSPHRLLDSEVLAVEEENQRLEEEIFRIQLARERRKGLNVIQKGHNPHMSSLQAEIAYLKREIEKGRERRPPLTPPTSPLFPQPALALTSPALSLDESLKQPSPIGHHVTDSMETFGPAPYDPVAGFVIFYDLVIGIEATMRSVHLLVDLYCNGQKLGQTTTMPHVQCLPSTKSPGNVAILAVKQPVPRIQPSSNLSLVVEIQASEGLDLYGHTVTQGWAKLELFDQHNQVYRGHWRLPFRSLPVQVSLSPAQLNFVPQIGNTELCIRVLNACEDVQTQAKVNHNTISQYKYPPMVCNDEF, encoded by the exons ATGGAAGGCCTAAGGGAATTCATTTGCGAGAGTTGTAAGATGGCATTCCATTCTGTTGGACTTCTAAATAAACACAAGGCCAAATTTTGCATCGGCACAGACTTAAAAGATCCAGTAGCTCTCTGGAGAGGACGGATGGGACGCATTAAAATAGAGCAAGCATCCATGAAGACGATGCATTCCACAAGGGCAAGGACTTCTGATTTAATCATT AATCAGCATGTGGATCAGAAAAAGAGTCTACCAGCTAAACCACGGGATGTCTTGTTAGAGAATAATACTTTAAGCAAACTCACCGAAGAG TTTCAAAAACTCAGGATGTCAATTGAAGACAGCCTGACCGCAAGACAAACAGAG ATCTCATTTCAGCAGAGAGCTCATGAGGAGAAGGCTCTACAATTGTCTAAGATTCATAAAAAGAGGTTGGCTGAGATCGGGGCATACAACCAGCGActggagaaggagagagagg agATCGACCAGCGGCTTGCAGAGTTGGCAGGACGTGACAGAATTGCTCATATAGAGGAAGTGCTGCATGAGCAGAGATATCAGGAACAGAAGAACGAGGAGCTCCTACATCAGATCAGCCCTTACATCGACTCGAATAAAGA ACCCAGCTCAAGTGAGGTCCCTTCTAACCCACCAGTGGACATGAAGATGCAACATATCAATTTTGATTTGATCTCCTCTGTGGACGGTCCCCTCTCTGCCCAGATCAG AGCTTTGCGTCTTGCATACATGCAGTCAGGGGGTTCGGATCCAGAGTTTCTGGCCCACATGCATGACCTTCAGTCTGAGGCTCTGACACTGGAGCAGACACAACATAAAACTGATGGCAGGGCAAAAGGAAGAA GAAAGTCTCCTCACAGGTTGTTGGACTCTGAGGTTCTTGCTGTGGAGGAGGAGAACCAGAGACTTGAGGAGGAAATCTTCAGAATCCAGCTGGCCAGGGAGAGGCGCAAAG GGCTCAATGTTATCCAGAAGGGCCACAATCCTCATATGTCTAGCCTTCAAGCTGAGATCGCCTATCTTAAAAGAGAAATAGAGAAGGGCAGAGAGAGAAGGCCACCTCTTACTCCTCCCACATCACCTCTTTTTCCTCAGCCCGCTTTGGCACTAACTAGCCCTGCTCTGTCATTG GATGAAAGTTTAAAGCAGCCTTCACCAATTGGTCACCATGTAACTGATTCAATGGAAACCTTTGGTCCTGCGCCATATGATCCTGT GGCTGGCTTCGTGATCTTCTATGACCTGGTAATAGGTATTGAAGCCACTATGAGATCAGTGCATTTGTTGGTGGATTTATATTGTAATGGCCAGAAGTTGGGACAGACCACCACCATGCCACATGTGCAATGCCTGCCATCCACCAAGAGTCCTGGAAATGTTGCCATACTGGCTGTCAAACAGCCTGTACCAAG AATACAACCATCTTCAAACCTCTCTTTGGTCGTGGAGATCCAGGCTTCTGAAGGTCTTGATTTGTACGGTCATACGGTGACTCAAGGCTGGGCTAAGCTTGAGCTTTTTGACCAGCACAACCAGGTTTACAGAGGTCATTGGAGACTTCCATTTCGATCTCTACCAGTTCAAGTATCTCTTAGCCCAGCTCAGCTCAACTTTGTTCCTCAG atTGGCAACACAGAACTTTGCATTCGGGTATTAAATGCTTGTGAAGATGTACAGACCCAAGCAAAGGTTAACCACAACACTATCAGCCAATACAAGTACCCACCAATGGTATGCAATGATGAATTTTAA
- the ccdc17 gene encoding coiled-coil domain-containing protein 17 isoform X2: MEGLREFICESCKMAFHSVGLLNKHKAKFCIGTDLKDPVALWRGRMGRIKIEQASMKTMHSTRARTSDLIINQHVDQKKSLPAKPRDVLLENNTLSKLTEEFQKLRMSIEDSLTARQTEISFQQRAHEEKALQLSKIHKKRLAEIGAYNQRLEKEREEIDQRLAELAGRDRIAHIEEVLHEQRYQEQKNEELLHQISPYIDSNKEPSSSEVPSNPPVDMKMQHINFDLISSVDGPLSAQIRALRLAYMQSGGSDPEFLAHMHDLQSEALTLEQTQHKTDGRAKGRRKSPHRLLDSEVLAVEEENQRLEEEIFRIQLARERRKGLNVIQKGHNPHMSSLQAEIAYLKREIEKGRERRPPLTPPTSPLFPQPALALTSPALSLDESLKQPSPIGHHVTDSMETFGPAPYDPVAGFVIFYDLVIGIEATMRSVHLLVDLYCNGQKLGQTTTMPHVQCLPSTKSPGNVAILAVKQPVPRIQPSSNLSLVVEIQASEGLDLYGHTVTQGWAKLELFDQHNQVYRGHWRLPFRSLPVQVSLSPAQLNFVPQIGNTELCIRVLNACEDVQTQAKVNHNTISQYKYPPMVV; this comes from the exons ATGGAAGGCCTAAGGGAATTCATTTGCGAGAGTTGTAAGATGGCATTCCATTCTGTTGGACTTCTAAATAAACACAAGGCCAAATTTTGCATCGGCACAGACTTAAAAGATCCAGTAGCTCTCTGGAGAGGACGGATGGGACGCATTAAAATAGAGCAAGCATCCATGAAGACGATGCATTCCACAAGGGCAAGGACTTCTGATTTAATCATT AATCAGCATGTGGATCAGAAAAAGAGTCTACCAGCTAAACCACGGGATGTCTTGTTAGAGAATAATACTTTAAGCAAACTCACCGAAGAG TTTCAAAAACTCAGGATGTCAATTGAAGACAGCCTGACCGCAAGACAAACAGAG ATCTCATTTCAGCAGAGAGCTCATGAGGAGAAGGCTCTACAATTGTCTAAGATTCATAAAAAGAGGTTGGCTGAGATCGGGGCATACAACCAGCGActggagaaggagagagagg agATCGACCAGCGGCTTGCAGAGTTGGCAGGACGTGACAGAATTGCTCATATAGAGGAAGTGCTGCATGAGCAGAGATATCAGGAACAGAAGAACGAGGAGCTCCTACATCAGATCAGCCCTTACATCGACTCGAATAAAGA ACCCAGCTCAAGTGAGGTCCCTTCTAACCCACCAGTGGACATGAAGATGCAACATATCAATTTTGATTTGATCTCCTCTGTGGACGGTCCCCTCTCTGCCCAGATCAG AGCTTTGCGTCTTGCATACATGCAGTCAGGGGGTTCGGATCCAGAGTTTCTGGCCCACATGCATGACCTTCAGTCTGAGGCTCTGACACTGGAGCAGACACAACATAAAACTGATGGCAGGGCAAAAGGAAGAA GAAAGTCTCCTCACAGGTTGTTGGACTCTGAGGTTCTTGCTGTGGAGGAGGAGAACCAGAGACTTGAGGAGGAAATCTTCAGAATCCAGCTGGCCAGGGAGAGGCGCAAAG GGCTCAATGTTATCCAGAAGGGCCACAATCCTCATATGTCTAGCCTTCAAGCTGAGATCGCCTATCTTAAAAGAGAAATAGAGAAGGGCAGAGAGAGAAGGCCACCTCTTACTCCTCCCACATCACCTCTTTTTCCTCAGCCCGCTTTGGCACTAACTAGCCCTGCTCTGTCATTG GATGAAAGTTTAAAGCAGCCTTCACCAATTGGTCACCATGTAACTGATTCAATGGAAACCTTTGGTCCTGCGCCATATGATCCTGT GGCTGGCTTCGTGATCTTCTATGACCTGGTAATAGGTATTGAAGCCACTATGAGATCAGTGCATTTGTTGGTGGATTTATATTGTAATGGCCAGAAGTTGGGACAGACCACCACCATGCCACATGTGCAATGCCTGCCATCCACCAAGAGTCCTGGAAATGTTGCCATACTGGCTGTCAAACAGCCTGTACCAAG AATACAACCATCTTCAAACCTCTCTTTGGTCGTGGAGATCCAGGCTTCTGAAGGTCTTGATTTGTACGGTCATACGGTGACTCAAGGCTGGGCTAAGCTTGAGCTTTTTGACCAGCACAACCAGGTTTACAGAGGTCATTGGAGACTTCCATTTCGATCTCTACCAGTTCAAGTATCTCTTAGCCCAGCTCAGCTCAACTTTGTTCCTCAG atTGGCAACACAGAACTTTGCATTCGGGTATTAAATGCTTGTGAAGATGTACAGACCCAAGCAAAGGTTAACCACAACACTATCAGCCAATACAAGTACCCACCAATG GTGGTTTAA